The sequence TGTAGGCAGCGTGTGCCTCGGTCCAGCGCCCGGCATCGCGCGCTCTCCGGCCACGGCGGACATGGTCCTTCACCGCGGCACTGCCGCTCGGCTTCGTCTCCGGTTGGATGCCGTTCGCGCGGGCCGAGCTCGTGACGCCTGTCGCGGCCCCGAGCGCGAGAAAAATCGAGAGGGAATGCGCGATACAACGCATGCCGTCACGGTACTGACGCCGTCCGTTCGGCGTCAACCGGGAGGGATCTGCAAGCTTTGGCCCATTTTGCGAGAAAATGTCACCCGATGCCGCAATGCTGCCGTTGGTCTCAAGGGCCAGCGGGCCTTACCAGCGAGTCGAGGTGCCTCGCATGGCGCGCTTTCTGGTTGACAACGCACCAGTGCAGGACAGCGCAGATGCGGCCGTTCCGCCCTGGGTACCTTCGCCTCCGCCGTCGTGACCGCCCGGATCGAGCTGTCGTCGCTTTTCCAGGAGAGTGAACGAAGTGAGGGTCGACAGAGGTCCATGATTGAACCCGTGCGCGCAGCGTGACTGTATCTTGCAAGGCACGCCACTGCGAAACTGTCGCGATGAAGCAGTAAAGACCCTTGACTTTCGCCTCATGGCCATAAGAATATTCCAAACCTCCCTTGGCGGTCCGGACCCCTCTCCGCCGGGCGCCGCAGTCGGTCGCTGGATCGCGCAAGGGCCGACTCCGAGTGAGGCTACTGTGGGGATTACTTGCCTCTTGCGGCTGCGCGGCCGAGGTGCTCTTGCTTTCTCTGAAGTGATGCCGAACCCCATCACGGGGTATTCGCATGCGAGTGTCTCTTCGACCAACGTCGTGATCGCCAGGCCTGTGGTCGGCGCAGGCACTGCGGGTGCAACCATGATCACCGGGAACATGGGCACGCTCGCCGGAACATTCGAGTTTTGACCGCTGGATCGAGGGGGCCGCAGACGGCTCGATGGGTTCATGAATCCATCTAGAGCAGAAGTTTGAGGCTCAGCCGGTCCATCATGGAGAACCCTTCAATGCGCATCGCTCCCTTGCTTGTCTACTTATCCGCTTCGGTCGCATGCGGCCTGCTGTCGTGCAACGTCGAGCGCACTGTGGGCGAGGACGTCGAAGTCCTGGACTCCTCGTCGAGCAGCGCGTCGTCGAGCAGCAGCTCGAGCGCGTCGTCGAGCAGCAGCTCGAGCGCGTCGTCGAGCAGCAGCTCGGGAACGGGCGGCGGGGCCGGCGGCGCCGGCGGGGCCTCGTCGTCGAGCAGCAGCTCGGTGACGGGCGGCGGAGCCGGCGGCGCCGGCGGGGAGGGTGGGGCCGGCGGCGCACCCGACACGTGCACGACATCCGAACAGCCGGTCTGCAGCAATCAAAGTGGCGACCACTGCGGCTTCTACTATCAACTCTGGAAGGACCAGGGGACCGGATGCCTGACCAACACCGCGGATGGCTTCAGCGTGGAATGGAGCGATATCAACAACTTGCTGGGCCGTAAAGGTCTGAGGCCCGGGTCGGGGAATCAGATCGTGACCTACGAGGCTGACTTTCAGCCGAACGGCAATGCCTACCTGGGTGTCTATGGGTGGACGAAGAGCCCGGCCGTGGAATACTATATCATTGATGGCTGGGGCACCTGGCGTCCCCCTGGCGGATCGGGAGCCATGGGCACCGTCACGAGCGACGGAGGCGTCTATGACATCTACAAGACCCAGCGATCCGAGGTGCTTGCGATCGATGGCATCAATGCACCTTATCAGTTCTGGAGCGTTCGTAAGCAGAAGCGCACGAGCGGAACCATCACCGTCGCCAACCACTTTGACGCATGGCAGAAGCTGGGGATGAACATGGGGAGCTTGAGCGAGGTCTCGATGCTCGTGGAAGGATATCAGAGCAGCGGAAGGGCCGACGTGCGCGTGACCATGAGATGAGCGCCGGGGTTCGAGCGTCGTCTGCCGTGAAGCGTCCGCACCACGGCCACGGAGCGCAGAAGGCCGGCTCGTCCGTACATCTCGAGCCCGGCGACGCCGACGAGCTCGAGGCCGCGCCGCATGACGACGTATGCGGCGGGGAACTGGTCGAGGAGGCCGGTGGTCGGGAGCTCCGATTGGGCAAGGAGCTCCCGAACGACGTCGAGATCGCCTGCCGCAGCAGGGGCGATCTGCGCGTGGCTCATCCTCCCCACCCCTCGGCTGCGATGAGCGTCTCGACGCGTGCCTTCACCTCGTCGCGGATGGCACGGACGCGCTCCAGCGGCTTTCCCTTCGGATCCTCCAGCGGCCAGTCGTCGCGGCGCAGGCCTGGGACCGCCGGACAAGCTTCGCCGCAGCCCATCGTGATCAGCAGATGTGCGTCCGCTGCGAGCGTGTCCGTGAGCTTCTGCGGCGTCGACCCGGACAGGTCGATCCCGACCTGCTGCATCACCTCGCGCACCTCGGGGTGAACGCGCGAGCCAGGCTCGGTGCCGGCGGAGATGGCGCGCGCCTTCGAGGGGTCGACCAGGGCGTTGAACCATGCCGCGGCCATCTGCGATCGGCCCGCATTGTGGATGCAGGCAAAGAGGATCAGCTTCGGTGTGCTTGTCATGCCGTGCGGGCCTCCTCCCGCGGAACGACGACATCGGATGCGCGCTGGGGCAGGCTTGGCACCAGCCAACGGAAGAACCCTGTCGCGGCAGCAGCGCCGGCGATCTGGGCGACGACGAAGCCCAGGGTGTCGATGGGACGGATGCCGGCGAACGTATCGGTCGCGGCGCGTGCGACGGTCACTGCAGGGTTAGCGAATGAAGTTGACGCGGTGAACCAGTACGCGGCGGTGATATACGCGCCCACGGCGAACGGCGCGGCCTCGGAGCGCTGACGGGAGCATCCCCAGATCACCGCAAGCAGACCGAAGGTCGCGACAAACTCGCTGAACCACTGCGAGAGCCCCGTACGGACGTGCGCCGACACGAAGAAGACCGGCAAGTTGAACATCGCATGCGCTGCGGCGACCCCGGCGAACGCGCCGGCGACCTGGGCGAGCACGTACGGCGGCACGTCGCGCCAAGGCAGGCCGCCCTGCGAAGCGTCAGCCACGGTCACCACCGGGTTGAAGTGAGCGCCGGAGATGGGCCCCAGGGTCAGGATGAGGGCGACCAGCGCAGCGCCCGTGGCGATCGCGTTCGCGAGCAGCGCCACGGCGACGTTCCCACCGGCCAGGCCCTCGGCCATGATCCCCGACCCGACCACCGTCGCGAGGAGGAGGGCCGTCCCGAGCGCTTCGGCGACGGCCCTTCGGGTGAGATCAGGGCGCTGCATTGCCGAGCTTCGAGGGCGCGCAGCAGGCAGGTGCGCAGCACGTCGCCTCGCTCGTCGCGGGCTCGCTCTTCGCGGGCTGGCTTCCCATCACGTCCGCGTCACCCTTCACCACGAACACCTCCCACGAGTTGCCGTCGGGATCCTCGATCCAGACCTTGTCCTGCACCGCGTAGCAACACGCGGTGTTCTCCTCCGTGAAGGTCTTGAGCTCAGCCGCCTCGAAGGCGCGCTTGGCTTCGAACACGTCGTCGGGGCCCGCGACCTGGATTCCGAAATGGCTTGCGTTGATGCCCGTGCGCGGCGCCTCTTGCATCGTGAGGTTCAGGGCAGGCGACGCAAGGTCGAACTTGGCGTAGCCAGGGCGACGCTTCGTGGCGCGCACACCGAATGCCTTCTCGTAGAACGCGACCGAGGCATCGACGTTGGATACGTTGAGCGAGACGTGCGGCTTGAGGACATTCATGATGATCGCTCCTTCCAAATTTTTCGAAATAGGCGAGAAAAAATTAGCAGCAGCCCTTGCCGCGCTTGCAGCAGTCCTCCCAGAGGTAGTCGGTGAGCCCGCGAAGCGCCGCGTAATCGGCGCTGTAGAAGTGGAACGTTCCTTCACCGCGCGTCTGCAGGACGCCGGCGTCGACAAGGCGCTTCAGGTGATGGCTCAGCGTGGACGCAGGCATGTGCATGTGCGCCTGGATGTCGCCCGCGGACGCTCCCTCGGCGCCGGCCTGCACCACGAAACGCAAAACTGCGAGGCGCACCGGGTGGCCCAGCGCGGCCAGCTGTTCAGCGTGACGCTCCAGGGTCGACGGCACGCGCTAGTTCTACGGATCTCGTAGGACAGGCGCAAGGCCGTGCTTCCAAAAAAATCGAAGAAGCTGCCAGAGGGTACTTCGCTCGCCCGCGGCTTGCAGCTTCCGCCAGGCGGCGGTGCTCCTCCGTGTCCGGGCAGCGTGTCCGGGCAGCTCGGCACGACGTTTCCCCGGGGAGGAACCTCGGCGACGTGGACCTAGCGCCCGCTCGCGCCGTCGCCCCGCGCCGTCACGGATATCCGCAGCGCGCCGATCCCGCGCGTCTCGGCCGTGGCGCCGGCGATATCGATGACGAGCTCGTCGCCGGACACGATCGGCCCCACGCCCTGGGGCGTCCCCGTCGCGATGACGTCGCCGGGCTCCAGGGTCATCACCCGGCTGATGTACGCGACCAGCTCGGGCACTCCCCAGATCATCTGCGCCGTCAGCCCGTCCTGCCGCACCTGCGAGTTCACGACAGCCCGCACGCGGAGCGCCCCGGGATCGAGCTCCGTCTCGATCCACGGGCCCACAGGGCAGAACGTGTCGAACCCCTTGCCCCGCGTGAACTGCACGTCCTTCCGTTGCAGATCCCGCGCGGTGATGTCGCCAAGGCAGGCGTACCCGAGCACGTGATCCAGCGCGTGCTCCGGTCGCACGTCCCGGGCGCGGCGGCCGATGACCACGCCGAGCTCCGCCTCGTGCTCGACCCGCTGGCTCTCCGGAGGGAGCACGATGGACTGGCCAGGACCGATGAGCGCCGAGGGCGGTTTGAGGAAGAGGAGCGGCTCGACCGGGACGTCGTTGCCCAGCTCCTGGGCGTGCGCCGCGTAATTGCGCCCCACACACACGATCTTCGTGGGGACCACGGGGCAGGCGAGATCGACGTCGGTCCACGCCACGGCCTCCCCCGTGGTCTTGCCGCCGAGCCAGGGCGGCGCGTCCAGGACGAGCGCGGCTGCGCCGTCGAGGCGGGCGAAGAAGGCTGGGCGATCCTGATCCGGAGGCGCGAGGCGAGCGAAGCGCATGGCGCGAGCAAAGCGCGATCTTCGCGTCGCGGCAAGCCTGTGGGACCCACGCAACACGACGCCGAGCGCCTGGCAGCCGTCCGCGCGGAGCTCGTGCGTCGTGGTCGTCGCGCGGCGTCGGCGGTGGGCCGCCGTCACGGAGGAGGCGCCGCGGCGCCCCGACGTCGCGCGACGAGGCGGGCCTCGTGATTCCCCTCCTCGAGCCACCCTTCCTCGTAGCGGACCACCTCGAGCGCCTCGCCGAGGAGCCCCGGGAGCTCGCCGTCGTCGAGCAGCCAGCGCGCGCTCGGGTGCGCGTGTCTCAGCAGGTTCGACCGCGTCGGGTGCACGACGACGAGGAGGCCGCCCGGGGCGAGCTCCGCCGCGCAGGCCGCGAGCCGGCGCTCGAGGAAATAGAAGATCAGGAGGAGGTCCCACGGCCCGGCAGGGAGCGGGTCGCGCTCGACGTCGAGCGCCGCCGTGTGCAGCGCGAGCCCTTCCTTCGCCGCGGCGCTCCGAGCGATGCCGAGCCCGACCTCGGAGATGTCGGCCAGCGTCACGTCGAGCCCGCGCCGCGCGAGCCAGAGGGCGTGACGGCCCGCGCCGCCCGCCAGGTCGAGCGCGCGCCCGCGCCGGGGCAGGAGCGGATCGAGCGCCGTGAGCACGGCGGAGGGCTCCCCCGGATCGCCGCCGCCCTCGCGGTAGCGGGCGTCCCACCTCGTGCGATCGTCGTCCGACACGCTGTCCTCCTGTCCTGTTGGCCGGGCCGGGGCGGACACCGGCGAGCGCCCCTCGCTGGCGCGGAGCGTACCATCACCCGGCGGGGCCGCTTCGGCGCCGGGCGACGGAGGCGGCCGGCCGCCGCTGGACGCGCGGCATGACCTGGCCTAGCACGCCGCCGGTTCGCCATGCCCGAGTGCCTGACCCTGGCCCCGACCCCGGATCCCCGCCGCTTCCGCGCGCCCGACGGCGCGCTGCTCTCGCCGCCCGAAGGCTGGGCGTGCCTGCCCCCGGGCGACGCGGGACTCACCCGCCGGGTGAAGCTCGCGGGCCCATCCTGGATGGTGGTCGAGAAGCGCGGGAGGAAGACGTTCTCCCGGGGCCTCTGGGCGCCCGCCGCCACCATCGAGGCCGCCCGCGCCGCGCTCGAGGCCGAGCGCAGCACGCCTTCGTACGCGAAGAAGCGGGAGGCGGACGCCCGGCGGAGGGAGCGCGACCAGGAGGAGTACGTGCGCGAGTTCGAGGCCGCGGTGGCCGCGTTCCTCCGGTTCTCGCCGCGCTACGCGGCGCTCGCGCGGGCGGTCGCGACCAAGGTGACGCTGCACGCCACGCCGGTCGGCAGCGGCACCGTCGCCCGCACCGAGCGGATCCCGGTCGCCCAGCGCGCCGAGTCGGCCGTGATCGCCTGGATGCGGCACCAGACCACGGCCTACGACTCGATGGCCATCCCGCGCGTGAAGGGGATGCGCCGCGAGGTGCGGCGCGAGCTCGCGCAGATCTCCCGCGCCATCCTCGATCTCCATCGCGGCGACGCGCCGCACGCGGCCGCGTCGTGCCCGCTCTGCGCGGCGCTCTGACGCGCGGGGCGGAGCAGAGCGAGCGCGTTACCCGCCGAGCAGCCCCTCGCCGACCAGCCGCGCGCGCAGCCCCGCGGCCCCGTCGAACACGTGGGCGCGCATCCCGACGGCGGCCGCCGCCTCGCAGTTCTCCGCGCGATCGTCGACGAAGAGGCACTCGCCCGCGTCGACCCCGATGCGCGCCATGAGCCGATCGAAGAACTCGCGCGCCGGCTTGCGCACGCCCAGGTGATGGCTCGAATAGACGCCCTCGAACAGGACGTCGAGCGCGAACGCCTCGCGCACCTCCTCGACCCACACGGGGTAATTGCTCGCCACGAACCGGAGCGCGCGGCCCTCGAGCGACGCGACGATCTCCCGCACGCCGGGCAAGAAGCGATATCCCGCGCGGCGCACCCGGTTGAACGCGTCGAGGTCGAACGAGAACCCCTCCGCGCCTTCACGAAAGAACCGGCGAGCGAACTCGGCCTCATCGATCTCGCCGATCTCGAACGCGGGCCAGCACGTGGGGTCGCGATGCCTCGCAATCTCGGGGGGCGCGCCGCGCGCGGCGGGCGCGGCGGACCGGATCGCCGCGGCGAGCGCCTCCCGGTACGGGTCGTAAAGGACGGTATCCATCAGATCGAAACACACTGCGCGGACCATCAGGCGCGAACCGTAGCACCGGCACGCGCGCGTGTGCGCACACAGGTCACACGAGCGCACAGGCGTGCGGCCACACCGGTGAGTTGCGCTGAGGGCGCCGCGACGTGAGAGCGGCGTGGAAGCGGCCTGTAACAAAGACACAAAATTGATACGAACTTTGAGAAGGCGCATCTCGCAATGCGCTGCGCGATGGCTTATACTGGGTATGGGTGGCGAGTCCTCAGGAGCGTGGTCCGGCGATGCGCCGGCTCCTGAGGACACGTGTGGTTGGTCTGCTTTTCTACCGGCGCGCAGCGCCGGCACTTACTTAAAAAGGAGTCAGGCCATGAGATTGCCTGCTATGGGCATTGCCTTGTTCACGGTCGCCGTGGCCAGCGCGGCGTGCGGCGGCGGCGATGGCGACGAGAATCAGAGTGGCTCGGGCGCCGCGAACAGCTCGGGTAGCGGGAGCGGAGGCGACGACAGCGGCTTCGGTTCAGGAGGTGTGACCTCGGGCAGCGGCTCGGGCTCAGGCAACCCCAGCAGTGGCGCTGGCCCTTCGACCGGCGCCGGCGAGGCGTGCGCCACGCAAACGGCCCAGGCCGGGCTCCAGCCCGTGTACCTGGCAGTCGCGTTCGACGTGTCGGGCAGCATGGGGATGAACGATAGGCCCTCGCACAGCAAGGAGCTCAAGTGGGATCCCGTCGTCGCCGCGACCAAGCAGTTCTTCACGGATCCGGCGTCCGCGGGGCTCACCGCCTCGCTCACGTTCTTCCCCGGCGAGCGGCGGATGTGCGACGCCAGAACCTACGGCGCGCCGGACGTCGAGATGACGCCGCTGCCCTCCGAGGCGTTCGGTAAGGCGATCGACGACGTCACGCCCGCGACCGACGACGACTGGCGCACGAGCACGCCGACGGCGTTCGTTGTCGATGGGACGGTGACCTTCATCGAGCGGCAGCGCCAGGAGAGCCCCGGGAAGTACGCGCTCGTGCTCGTGACCGACGGCTACCCGCAGCGCTGCGGCGGGCAGGCGGACTCCATCGAGGCCGTCGTCGAGCGCGTCGAGGGGGCGCGCCAGGACAACATCCCGACCTACGTGATCGGGGTGGCGAACCCGCCGGAGGACGAGCCGGGGAACGTCGACAACCTGCGCGACATCGCCGCGGCGGGCGGCACGGGGCAGGCCTTCATCATCGAGACCGGCAACCCCGACGCGACCGCGACCGCGTTCAGGGCGGCCATCGACCAGATCCGCGGCGCTGCGGTGACGTGCAACGTCGCGATCCCGGCGGCGCCCGACGGGAGGACGTTCGACAAGCAGCGGGTGCGCGTGACGTACACGAGCGGAGGGGGCCAACCGAAGGCCGTCGCGTACGATCAGGAGTGCGCGAGCGACGACGCCTGGCGCTACGACAATCCATCGAACCCGTCGCAGATCGAGCTCTGCGAGAGCGTGTGTAACGCTATACAGTCCGATCCAGAGGCGTCCCTTGGCGTCGACTTCACCTGCGAGGACGTGATCGACATCCCGCAGTGATCCAGTGATCGGCGGCGGGGGCGCTCCCTGATGCGGGCGCGCCCGCCGCTGGCGTGGCGCGGGGCGCGCAGGCTCGCGTCGCGAGCGCGTCCTTCAGGGCGCGCAGGCGGCCTGTGGGCTGAAGAGCGCCCGGACGAGGCCCCGGTAGTCGTCGTGGGGCACGCCGCCGCGGAGATCGCCGCCGAGCTTGTAATAGTAGCACCGCGAGGGGGCGATCCCGGCGGCCGTGTACGTCGCCACGTCGCTCGGCATGTTGCCGAAGCCGAAGGAGGGCACGATGCCCGTGCGCGCCTTGAGCCATCCGAGCTCGATCGTCTTGTACTTCGCCGCCGCGCCGCCGAACGCGCCGGTGACTCCGATGGTGGTGTGGAGGATGCCCGGCGGGAAGCCCTGCTCTCGCAGCCAGACCCTCGTGCTTCCCACGAGCCACTCGGGGCGCGCGGTCACGTAGAAAAGGTAGATCCCGCTCTCGGCGAGGGCGCGCATCGCGTCCGCCGCGCCGGGGTGGGCGGCCGGCGGGGCGCCGCCGACCAGCTCGCTGACGACCGCCGCCTCGCTCGACGTGAGCGTCCCGTCGACGTCGGTCACGGCTACCTGCGCGCCTGGCGGGAGGACCTCGATGAACAGGTCCGCGCTCGTGGCGTCGCCGGCCACGGCGAGGTGGACGCGGTGCCGGCCGATCTCGAGGCGCCGGCCCGCGGCGAGGTCGATGTAGATGCGCCCGCCGGTGTCCGGGATCCCCTCCGTCGTCGCGTGCGGGTGGTCATCGTCGCTCGTCCGGAAGGTGCCGAGCCGCTCCCAGGCGCCGCTGCAGCCGCGGAGCAGATAGGCCTCGACGTCCTCATCCTCGAGATCGTCGTCCTGCGGCCCGTAAGCGAACTTCGCGATGGCCCACTGCGGCCCGTCGGCGCGCGCGAAGAGGTCGCGCCCGCGGTGGCGCGGCCACCCGGCCGCGACGAGGCGCGAGCGCGTGTGCCTGAACCCGCGCGGCAAGGCCTCCGGCGGCGGCGCGTCGCAGGCCGGACGGGCCGGGCAGGCGCCCGCCCGGGGCCGCGGCGGCGCGGGCGCATCGGGCTGCCGCGGGGCACCGGCGCAGGCGACGAACGAGACGGCGGCGAGGACCAGCGTAGCGAGCGGGGAGGGGCGCAACATGTCCACGTATACCGCGTTGGTCGTGAACGCGGTCGTGGTCGTGAACGCGGTCGTGGTCGTGAACGCGGTCGTGGTCGTGGTCGTGAACGTGGTCGTGAACGCGGTCGTGGTCGTGAACGTGGTCGTGGTCGTGGTCGTGGTCGTGGTCGTGGTCGTGGTCGTGGTCGTCCGCCGGCCGACGTGAATCGTGGGAGTTGAGAGCGGCGATCTCCGGGGGACGTTCACGTTCACGATCTAGCCGTCGACGACCACGACCACGACCACGACCGCGTTCACGACCACGTTGACGACCACGACCACGACCACGACGGTGATCGCTAAGGTTCAGGTCCAGAGGCCCGTCGGCTGCCCAAGGAGCGCGGCGCCGACCTGGCCGAACCAGCCCTCTGCGGCGGCGGCGTGCTGGGAGAAGGTGTGAATGTCCCGGAACCGCCGTTGCAGGGGCGACGCGTTCCGGGCGACTCCGCCTCCGCCCGCCTGATAGCAGGTGTCCACGGCACGGGCCGTCACCTCCGTCACCCACGCCAGGGCGCCCGAGATCCGCGGCGCCACCGCGAGGGCGGCGCCAGGGTTGTTCACGCACGCGGCCCAGAGCTCGTCCCCTATGTCGCGCAGCAGGGCGCGGGCGGCGCGGACGCTCGTCTCGGCGCGGCCGAGGTTCACCTGGAACAGCGGAGAGTCTGCCAGCTGGGCGCGCGCATACAGCCGCTTCTTGCCCGAGCTCGCGAGCGTCACGATGTCGTCGAGCGCCCCCTGGGCGATCCCCACCGCCACCGCTCCCATGTGGAGCGCGAAGTGCAGGACGGGCGCGACGAAGCCCGGCCCGGCCACCGACGGCTGGCCCCGGAAGATATCGAGGGTGTTCGCCTCGGGGCAGAAGGCCCCTTCCAGCGCGATATCGTGGCTGCCCGTGCCGCGCAGGCCGAGCACGGACCAGGTGTCGATGATGCGCGCCTCGCTCGCCGGGAACAGCATGCCCCGCATCTGGGGCGCCTCGCCGGCCGGGCCCATCCGCGGGCGGCCGCCGTCCATGATCACGCAGTTTCCGAACAGCCAGCTGGCGTGCTCGCAGCCGCTCGCGAAGCTCCAGCGCCCGGTGACCCGGTAGCCGCCGTCCGTCGCGTGGGCTTCGCCCTGCGCGTTGAAGCCGCCGCCGATGATCACGTCCGGCCCGCCGGCGTAGATGGCGTCGAAGCGCTCGCGCGGCAGGAGCGCGAAGAGGTGCGGGCTCTCCGAGCCGATCATCACGGTCCAGCCGGTGGCCCCGTCCGCCCGGGCGAGCGCCTCGAGGACGTCCATCCCCGTGCGCAGGTCGACCTCGTGGCCGCCGTGGCTCCTCGGCAGGAACATCCGGAAGCAACCCGCCGCCTTGAGCTGGCCGAGGAGATCCGCCGGGAGGCGCCGCGCCTCCTCGATCTCCGCGCTCCGTGAGGCGATCGCGGGGGCCAGGTCACGGACGGCATGCAGCACCTTCGCGGCGTCTTCGTTCTTCATCGCTCGCTCCTTGACATCGGGGGTTGGCGGACCCTGTGAAGGCCCGTCAAAACGCCTCATCGTACGGCGGTTCAGGAGCTCCGCGCGGACTTTCGGCCCCCCTCCGCCGGGAGCGACGTCATCGCGGGTCGGTCACGCGGCCCATGAACAGCACGGTGCCAGTCGCCACGTCGCGGATCAGGAACACGAACGGGTGATCCGCGCGGAACACCTGGGGCGGCGCCGGGGCTGAGCGTGTCGTCATGACGACCCCCGTGGCCGCGGCGGCTTCGGTCCCTTCCTCGTTGACCTCCACGAACGCCTTGTGGCGCACCTGGGAGATGTAGAGCGGCTCTGCCCTCGTGATCCCGGAGAAGTCGGCCTTCTTCTCGTCGAACGCGAGCGGCATCCCCAGCGCGCTCAGGGTCGCCGACAGCTCGAGCTCGGCGGTCATCTTGAAGCGCGGGAGCGCCACGTCGACCCGCGTCGGCTCGAGCGCCTCCACGTACGCCTTGAGCTGCCCCGCTGCCAGGCGCTGCTCCACCTGCGCCAGCCCGTCCACCTGCGCGGGCAGGACGACGACCATGGCCAGCCGGCGCTCGGGGCTCTGCGCCTCGTACGCGAGCTCCAGCACCGAGGCGTCAGCGGTCTTTCCAAAGCCCGCCAGGAGCGTCTTGCGCATCATCGGCACGGCCGGCGCCGTCCGGGGCTTGACCGTGAACGGCTCGTTCTTGGTGGCCTTCTTGTCGAAGGGCGTCACCCACTTCCCCTTGAAGTAGACCGCGTTCGTCAGGACGAGCCGCGTGAGGCCGGTGATGCTCCCGGCGGGCATCAGGTCCTTGATCTTCCCGTTCGTCTGCTGTTCGACCCATTGATTGATGCGCCCCCGCGCCGGCTCGCTCCCGCCCTTGAAGTCGACGAGCTCGATCCCTGCCCCGTAGTGCTGCTCGGTGGTGCTCTGGAACGCGGGCTCGATCGGCAGCCCGGCCTGGCCCCACAGCCGGTTGGCGATCCGGAGCTCGGGCCCCTTGGGCCCGGTCGCCAGCGCCAGCTCCTTGATGAGCCCGCCGAAGGCGGGATGGAGCGCCTCGGGCGGGAGGGTGAACTCGAGCGTCTTCGCCATCTGAGCCGCTGTCTCGCCGCGGGCGCCGGCGTAGGTCATGGCCAGCGCCGTCGAGATGCTCGCCGGCGAGAAGAAGAGCTTGTCTTTGGTCGCGGCGAGCTTGCCGTAGAGGCGCTGCGCGAACGCGGCGTTCGTGTCGGCGAGCGCCGTAGCCGGCGCCGCAGGATCCGGCTGCTGAGCGTCCGGCGGGGCGGGCTCGCTCGGCCCAGGGGCCGCCGCCCCGGAGGCCGGCTTCGTGCCGGGACAGACGTGCTCCCACCGGCACGCCCCGCCCTCGGCGCGCGCGCACTGCGGGGTGCCGGTGGAGCCATCGTCGCAGACGCGGGCGATCATCGCGAGGGGGCCGCAGTCGGCGGGCTGGCAAGCGGACGCGCTCGGGGCCGGCGCGGCCGGCGGGGCGCCGTCCCGGGCCTGACACCCGAGCCCCAGCAGCGTGCATAACGCGGTCGTGAAGAACGAGATCGGTCTGGCCATGGCGCTGAGGTACCAGCGCGCCAGGCCGGCGGGAAGCTCGACCGGAAGGCGGAGCGAGCGTGTGCTCCCGTCGCGCCGTCAGAAATTGTGGACGAACGTGAACCGGCCGGCGAGCTTCTTCCCGCCGATCTGGCTCTTCTCCTGCGTCTCGTAGCCGAGGTAAAGGAGCAGCTTGTTTCCCGTGCCGTAGTTCAGCCCGAGCACGCCGCCGACCTGCAGGCTGGCGAGGCCGCTCTCGTCGACGTCCACACCGGCGGTCGATGGATCGTCCTCGAGCGTGACCTCGTTGAGGTCGAGCGTGGCCTCGAGGTGCGGGCCGATGCCGAAGTCGTCGATGGGGTAGTAGAGCAGGAAGTCCCGTGTGTAGACGTAGTTCTGGACGCTCTCGTCGAACATGCTGGAGAACGACCCCAGGATCCACGACTCGAAGTAAACGGGCTTCGAGTCGACGAAGGTGAACAGCTGCGGGGCG is a genomic window of Sorangium aterium containing:
- a CDS encoding ArsR/SmtB family transcription factor — its product is MPSTLERHAEQLAALGHPVRLAVLRFVVQAGAEGASAGDIQAHMHMPASTLSHHLKRLVDAGVLQTRGEGTFHFYSADYAALRGLTDYLWEDCCKRGKGCC
- a CDS encoding ArsI/CadI family heavy metal resistance metalloenzyme produces the protein MNVLKPHVSLNVSNVDASVAFYEKAFGVRATKRRPGYAKFDLASPALNLTMQEAPRTGINASHFGIQVAGPDDVFEAKRAFEAAELKTFTEENTACCYAVQDKVWIEDPDGNSWEVFVVKGDADVMGSQPAKSEPATSEATCCAPACCAPSKLGNAAP
- a CDS encoding arsenate reductase ArsC — encoded protein: MTSTPKLILFACIHNAGRSQMAAAWFNALVDPSKARAISAGTEPGSRVHPEVREVMQQVGIDLSGSTPQKLTDTLAADAHLLITMGCGEACPAVPGLRRDDWPLEDPKGKPLERVRAIRDEVKARVETLIAAEGWGG
- a CDS encoding class I SAM-dependent methyltransferase, which produces MSDDDRTRWDARYREGGGDPGEPSAVLTALDPLLPRRGRALDLAGGAGRHALWLARRGLDVTLADISEVGLGIARSAAAKEGLALHTAALDVERDPLPAGPWDLLLIFYFLERRLAACAAELAPGGLLVVVHPTRSNLLRHAHPSARWLLDDGELPGLLGEALEVVRYEEGWLEEGNHEARLVARRRGAAAPPP
- a CDS encoding fumarylacetoacetate hydrolase family protein, translating into MRFARLAPPDQDRPAFFARLDGAAALVLDAPPWLGGKTTGEAVAWTDVDLACPVVPTKIVCVGRNYAAHAQELGNDVPVEPLLFLKPPSALIGPGQSIVLPPESQRVEHEAELGVVIGRRARDVRPEHALDHVLGYACLGDITARDLQRKDVQFTRGKGFDTFCPVGPWIETELDPGALRVRAVVNSQVRQDGLTAQMIWGVPELVAYISRVMTLEPGDVIATGTPQGVGPIVSGDELVIDIAGATAETRGIGALRISVTARGDGASGR
- a CDS encoding aquaporin, with translation MQRPDLTRRAVAEALGTALLLATVVGSGIMAEGLAGGNVAVALLANAIATGAALVALILTLGPISGAHFNPVVTVADASQGGLPWRDVPPYVLAQVAGAFAGVAAAHAMFNLPVFFVSAHVRTGLSQWFSEFVATFGLLAVIWGCSRQRSEAAPFAVGAYITAAYWFTASTSFANPAVTVARAATDTFAGIRPIDTLGFVVAQIAGAAAATGFFRWLVPSLPQRASDVVVPREEARTA
- a CDS encoding glycoside hydrolase family 11 protein, translating into MTGGGAGGAGGEGGAGGAPDTCTTSEQPVCSNQSGDHCGFYYQLWKDQGTGCLTNTADGFSVEWSDINNLLGRKGLRPGSGNQIVTYEADFQPNGNAYLGVYGWTKSPAVEYYIIDGWGTWRPPGGSGAMGTVTSDGGVYDIYKTQRSEVLAIDGINAPYQFWSVRKQKRTSGTITVANHFDAWQKLGMNMGSLSEVSMLVEGYQSSGRADVRVTMR
- a CDS encoding DUF2293 domain-containing protein, translating into MPECLTLAPTPDPRRFRAPDGALLSPPEGWACLPPGDAGLTRRVKLAGPSWMVVEKRGRKTFSRGLWAPAATIEAARAALEAERSTPSYAKKREADARRRERDQEEYVREFEAAVAAFLRFSPRYAALARAVATKVTLHATPVGSGTVARTERIPVAQRAESAVIAWMRHQTTAYDSMAIPRVKGMRREVRRELAQISRAILDLHRGDAPHAAASCPLCAAL
- a CDS encoding HAD family hydrolase codes for the protein MVRAVCFDLMDTVLYDPYREALAAAIRSAAPAARGAPPEIARHRDPTCWPAFEIGEIDEAEFARRFFREGAEGFSFDLDAFNRVRRAGYRFLPGVREIVASLEGRALRFVASNYPVWVEEVREAFALDVLFEGVYSSHHLGVRKPAREFFDRLMARIGVDAGECLFVDDRAENCEAAAAVGMRAHVFDGAAGLRARLVGEGLLGG